One Paenibacillus sp. FSL W8-0186 genomic window carries:
- a CDS encoding MFS transporter — MQLATIFIGFIIFGFSENIKGPAIPRIQLDFMLNEAQLGTLLSLNALGYLIACSFTAYLTKIWGIKRVTIIAFAAMAVSGIFIFFSQHYSLFSASYFLMYIGNGMLEIGLAILGARIFVKNTGTMMNLSHGFYGLSSTVAPLIATGLMEVTINGYTLDWRGMYLIMLLLSVIPIVFALFSTFPGDDIEHEDRVPLKTMLKDPVLWLMVLVLTFGVVSELAVGGWLVNFLEKAYGWSTVSASGMLSAFFLCFALARLLLGPLTDKIGFTLSLIVFSGLSAACTFAAIFGGENVAFLFAAAGIGIAMIYPTVMAFIARRYPKGSDTAITFTVTLMGVGSVIGNYLIGGVIEVTKGIFGADTHIGLFRGLQAGYGVIGLCAALSSVAGIILYTYLFKRKEVI, encoded by the coding sequence ATGCAGCTCGCAACAATATTTATAGGATTCATCATTTTCGGATTTTCTGAAAATATCAAAGGACCTGCCATTCCGCGAATTCAACTGGACTTTATGCTAAACGAAGCACAGCTTGGGACCTTGTTGTCCCTGAATGCGCTTGGCTATTTAATCGCTTGCTCTTTCACTGCCTATCTGACAAAGATATGGGGAATAAAGCGGGTAACGATTATTGCTTTTGCGGCAATGGCTGTCTCAGGTATATTCATTTTTTTCTCGCAGCACTATTCCTTGTTCTCGGCTTCTTACTTCTTAATGTATATTGGAAACGGGATGCTGGAGATCGGACTGGCTATTCTGGGCGCCCGCATCTTTGTGAAAAATACGGGAACGATGATGAATTTAAGCCATGGCTTCTACGGCCTTAGCTCGACGGTTGCACCGCTCATTGCGACGGGTCTAATGGAGGTTACGATCAACGGTTATACGCTGGACTGGCGAGGCATGTATCTAATCATGCTGCTCTTATCCGTCATACCAATCGTATTTGCGTTGTTTAGCACTTTTCCCGGGGATGATATTGAACATGAGGATCGTGTGCCTCTAAAAACAATGCTTAAGGATCCCGTCCTATGGCTAATGGTGCTTGTATTAACTTTTGGGGTCGTATCCGAACTGGCTGTCGGAGGCTGGCTCGTGAACTTCCTGGAAAAAGCTTATGGCTGGAGCACGGTATCCGCTTCTGGGATGTTATCTGCCTTTTTCCTATGCTTTGCGCTTGCCCGGCTATTGCTTGGACCGTTAACCGACAAAATTGGCTTTACCTTATCATTGATTGTATTTTCGGGGTTATCCGCCGCATGTACTTTTGCAGCTATCTTTGGCGGAGAAAACGTAGCCTTTTTGTTTGCAGCCGCTGGTATAGGCATTGCGATGATCTATCCAACAGTCATGGCTTTTATCGCTAGAAGATACCCGAAGGGCAGTGATACTGCAATTACATTCACCGTTACACTGATGGGAGTAGGCAGCGTCATCGGCAACTATCTGATCGGGGGAGTGATCGAAGTCACGAAAGGCATTTTCGGAGCAGATACGCATATTGGCCTGTTCCGGGGCCTTCAGGCCGGCTATGGCGTTATAGGCTTATGCGCAGCGCTAAGTTCGGTTGCGGGAATCATATTATATACTTATTTATTCAAGCGGAAAGAAGTCATATAA